CACAACAAAAAGGTTTTCAGATACAACACAACAAGAAAGAAACCCTGGAATCTAACCATAACTGAGCTACAGgtaaaaaaagatgaaaattaCAAATGACAAGGTCAGGATactggaagaagaagaacctgaGACTGTATGGTCTTTTTTCTCTACTCTTTCATCCTTTTCCTGCCTTTTTCTTTCAAGCCATTGAATACAAACGTCTTCCCTGTTCCGAACAATCTAAGCCAAAGCTTTCAATGTGAATGGAAGCTTGACAAGCCCTGCaaaatgtgtattttttttagttcaaCGAACAGGACAACTTCAAAAGTACTGAGCTTGAAGTAAAAAAAGACAGAACTCGGAATAACCTGGAACATAGAGGATAATTGTTTGGATTGTTAACGATGGCGAGAAATGGAGGAAGCAGATGACGGTTTGTTGGAGAGACCATCGtgctgctcctcttcttgaccCTGAAACCGTGCTGGTATGCGGAAACCGGAAGAGAATTCACCTTGGTGAACCGGCTGAGgaatatggtggtggtggtggttgagATCGTCGGTGGAGATGGAttgatgatggtggtggtgaGGATCAAACCAAGCACGGATCATGGGACTGTAACTGGACTGAAGGGGACCCCTCTGAGAATAAAGCTGACTTTGGCCAAGTACTGGCTGAAACGACGTCGCCGCAGGCGGAGCAAAGAGaaaccctcctcctcctccgtttCCTGTCTCGGTTGCTCCGCCGCTGTTCCAAGCCACAAGCCTCTGAATTGACTGTTGCTCCCAACCACCCGTCGACGTGTCATACCCTAGCGGATTGCTCTGTCCGTAGAACAGAACTGGCTCGGCGGTGGAGGCGGACGCGGAGTGGTGGTGCTGGAGAAGAGACGGTGGACCATCCGGGAACGAGTGCAGCGAGAGACGGAGATCTTGGTTATGGCTATTGGTTCGAGAAAGCAAATTCGGCGGGTGATGATGGTAGTTGCTGTGCATAAGCTGATTCGGAGGAGGAGCTTCCGTTGTAGAGCCAACCACCGGGAAAAACGACTTTATAGTGTCAGCGATAGAATCCGAATCCATCGACGGAGGGAGGAAACTCGACTCGTTCCCCCGATGCTCAGCCACTCCCTCGAATCCACCGAACTGAAGCTGCTGCTGTTGCTGCTGCGACGGCGGCGGCGGTGGCGGCGACGGAGAGATTCGAGTTTTAGCGGCGGTTCTTCTCGGTTTCGCGTTTGCGGCGGCGTTGCGCATTGCGTCGGCGGGGTTCCACGGCGGAAGCTGAGCGAGCTCGTCGATGGAAGCTTTAGCCTTCTTGATAAGCCAGTCGACGGCTTTGCTGGGCCGGTCGAAGCCGAGGCGGTCCTGAACGTCGTAGAACTGAATCGCCGTGTGAGCCGACAGCCTCACGCGCCGGTCACGTGGCCCTTTGGCCGTGCAGACTTTGCTGTGCCGATCTTTCCTTCCCGTCGACCGAACAATGTGACCTCCTTGCACCTCGACGATCTCGCCGCAGCCGCCGTTCGCCGCCTCGCGGTGCCTCATTGAAGAAGGCGGTGGTGGTGCTGGAGGGTGGAGAAAGTGGTGAGCTTCGTCTGCCATTGGTTGAGCATATTGAGGAAGCTcggcgtcttcttcttcttcttcttcttcgttgaggcggcgacggcggagagGGCGGTCGTGTAAAGAATCCAGAGTAGCTCAAAAAGGATGTAACTCACGCATACTCACTCTCTCACCTaaaaaaaccctaaccctaaaaagccaaagaagaagaagaagaggacttGTTAAAAACTGAAGACTAACCCATGTCTGAATCTTTCTCTCTACTtctctttttaaaattctatgCACTTGCTAGAGATAAAAAGCAAGAAGGAGACCAAACAGATGACGCAAGCgaggagagatagagagagagagagatgagttaCTGACCAATCAATAAATAAACCCAGAGAAAAAAGCTTTTTCGATTCTTTTTCTTGTGTTTCTCGGGAAAATTTAAAGAGGATGCTAAAGTAAAAGTAAGAGAGGAGAGTGTTGTGGGTTGATGATGACGCAACCGGTAAGATGACAGTGTTTTTGCTCTTTCATTAAAGATCTCTCTTTCTCATCTCTTCCCACattcaattttcttttcttttttaatatttcaccTTTTCTttactttgtttctttttgggtAATCAAAGTTTAGTTTAGTTGTTTCCCGAATTTATCCATctcttttttcttaaaaattactCTCTCCgttcttaaatatatttatattttttggtaaaatacgGTTATTaaagaatttatatttttatctaaaatgtattattaaaactacaaattaaaaacaactgaaccaattacaaaatagaactattaaatttgattgattacacagtttttgataaaattaaagttacatcaaaatataaaaacatcttACATATtggaacataattttttttttccaaacatCCTATGTTTAAGAACTGAGAGAGTATTCATATGTTCCAAAAGATTTATTCTTAAATTGGCCAACTAAGATTTCGTTATTTCATATTCAacgtcttttaaaaaaagaaacaaaatattgtcaaattatattttgttttaaaataaaaaggtaaaaaataaa
This region of Brassica napus cultivar Da-Ae chromosome C5, Da-Ae, whole genome shotgun sequence genomic DNA includes:
- the LOC106400977 gene encoding transcription factor TCP4-like, which translates into the protein MADEAHHFLHPPAPPPPSSMRHREAANGGCGEIVEVQGGHIVRSTGRKDRHSKVCTAKGPRDRRVRLSAHTAIQFYDVQDRLGFDRPSKAVDWLIKKAKASIDELAQLPPWNPADAMRNAAANAKPRRTAAKTRISPSPPPPPPSQQQQQQLQFGGFEGVAEHRGNESSFLPPSMDSDSIADTIKSFFPVVGSTTEAPPPNQLMHSNYHHHPPNLLSRTNSHNQDLRLSLHSFPDGPPSLLQHHHSASASTAEPVLFYGQSNPLGYDTSTGGWEQQSIQRLVAWNSGGATETGNGGGGGFLFAPPAATSFQPVLGQSQLYSQRGPLQSSYSPMIRAWFDPHHHHHQSISTDDLNHHHHHIPQPVHQGEFSSGFRIPARFQGQEEEQHDGLSNKPSSASSISRHR